From the Streptomyces sp. Sge12 genome, the window GGGCTACGGAATCCGCCTGTGGCACGCCGGGATGGAGCGGCTCGACGGACGGCTGGTGGGCCTGGACGGGGTCGTCGACCAGCAGGACAACTACCGCAAGTCCGGCTTCCGTTCCGCCTGGAACAACTTCCGCTACGAGGGCGCGCCGCAGGGCGGGGAAGCGGGGGAGGGGGACGCGGGCGTCGAGATCGTCGACGCCGGCACCCTCCCCTTCGGCCTGCTCGCCGCCTACGACCGGAGGTTCTTTCCCGCCGCGCGCGACGCCTTCCTGTCCGCCTGGACCGCACTGCCCGGCCGGACGGCGCTGGCCGCCGTACGGAACGGCCGCATCGAGGGCCTCGGCGTGATCCGCCCGTCCAGCGCCGCCCATCGGATCGGTCCCCTGTACGCGGCCACGCCGGCGATCGCGGCGGCCCTGCTGCGGCGGCTCGCCCGGCACGCGCCCGACGGGACGGTGTCCGTGGACGCACCGGACGCCAACCCGGAGGCGGCCGCGCTGTTCGAACGTCTCGGGATGGCGCCGGCCTTCGAGACCGCCCGGATGTACACCGGCCCGACCCCGGCCCTCGCCCTGACCGAACTGTTCGGCGTGACCAGCCTCGAACTGGGCTGACGGCGCGGTGGGCCGGACGGCGGTCGCACGGCGCCGCCCGGCCCACCCGGTCACCGGATCACCGGATCACCGGATCACGCGGGTCAGAAGCCGAACAGCGCCCCGCTGGTGTTCCGCAGGCCGCACGGATTGGCGAAGGTGTACGTGTAGTGGAGGCGGCGGCCCTGCCACACACCGACGGCGGTGACCGTCATCGGGTTCCACTCCCTGGTACACACGGCGTCGGCGGCCGGTGCGGCGAGCGGGTCGAGCTGCGAGCCGTTCGCGCGTAACTCGCCGCACGCGGCGGCCGGGCTCGGGTGCGTGCCGCCGGGCGTCGGCGAACAGACGAGCGTCACGGCACGCAGCGCCGCGCCCGCGTCGGCATCGGGTCCGGCCGACACACTGAGCACCAGCGCGGACGGCGCGTACAGGCTCTCCGTACCGGTCGGCGCGGCTCCGGCCGTGCCCGGCCAGGCCAGTGCGGTGAGCGCGGTGAGCGCCATGGCGGCGGAACCGAGCCCGAGACCCTTTGCGATGGACCGCATTGCGAACACTCC encodes:
- a CDS encoding GNAT family N-acetyltransferase produces the protein MTGFEITGASAADMLLMRDWADEEGWNPGDSDRFAFAVADPEGFLIGRLDGEPVACISAVRYGAGFGFIGFYIARPAVRGRGYGIRLWHAGMERLDGRLVGLDGVVDQQDNYRKSGFRSAWNNFRYEGAPQGGEAGEGDAGVEIVDAGTLPFGLLAAYDRRFFPAARDAFLSAWTALPGRTALAAVRNGRIEGLGVIRPSSAAHRIGPLYAATPAIAAALLRRLARHAPDGTVSVDAPDANPEAAALFERLGMAPAFETARMYTGPTPALALTELFGVTSLELG
- a CDS encoding SSI family serine proteinase inhibitor, producing MRSIAKGLGLGSAAMALTALTALAWPGTAGAAPTGTESLYAPSALVLSVSAGPDADAGAALRAVTLVCSPTPGGTHPSPAAACGELRANGSQLDPLAAPAADAVCTREWNPMTVTAVGVWQGRRLHYTYTFANPCGLRNTSGALFGF